Genomic DNA from Cloeon dipterum chromosome 3, ieCloDipt1.1, whole genome shotgun sequence:
ttatttattctctctcCCCACTGCCGCACTGCCACTGCTCGCTCGATGGCTTTCAAAGAGGCCAAACGAGCGAGCATCCTCACACAATGGATTAACGTCCGTCAAAGTCGAACTCAATAAGCATCAAGAATTTATACTATGCAGTTTTCCAACTCGAAGTTGATCTAATCTAGAAAATATTCCTTTATCTttgtcataaataaaataacacgctctaaaaattaggtcagaatatatttattttttcacaatttgcgacgaggcataaaaaattgcagtaaaaGAGATATATTTGCATACCACAAACAATTGTATAATtaaatgagaatttaaattttgcagggTGGAAGTGAGGTCATCTACGAATTGGGACAGTCAGCTGCTTCGTCGGAAATATGCTCAGGCAAGAGCTCACCGTTGGCCGGTGGTGGCGCCGAGGCCACGGCCACCAACCAGTCCGAACTGTCTGACCAGCTGGCCGCTTTGCAATTGGCTGATGACACGTGAGTCCCAATTTCAGTCCCAAAATTTGCTGTAATGCAGGaaaaaaccgtaaaaattagtaatttgaCTGGATTCTTAAATAGCTAccagtttaaaaacaaatcgatTAACTTAGTctaattgataattaattactcaAAAAGCTCCGGGGTTCAGATTTTCAGATTGCGATCTatgttggttttcccgccggtcagaagtcaatatggcgtcgaaatttagttttttgaatatttttaaacattttgaagctgcgcagtaaacttgtgcgcatattaagcatgcgcagtatgttcaaatcGCTTCTTAATCTCACTGAGAGACTAAAACGCATCACTGCGCATACgtgaccaaaattaaaaccttctgcgcagtcgtaattcccactgggggccggattgcgatctgtgtttgggttcccgccagtcagaatTGAATATggtgtcgaaataatggaggctaATCCAGTCGActaatcagaagcgtcgaaaaaggggcgtgccgaccaaataattgaattcccgcgtattttgttacatttccattggcctgatgtgccatctaaaggtcgattcgccaattataccgggctaatcagctgtttttaaagaaataacaacaaaaatattattttcacgataaattttcaagccaatataattttacgtttgaaactttcccgccgtactcaaccagacgccatatctgcgcgtcccGGTGctcaaaaagtaatttttcatttatgaatttttcggACAGCCTTcgggagcagcagcagcagcaaaagtgGATCTGCCTGCGGTGCACGTACCAGAACTGGCCGCGCAACCTGCGCTGCACAATGTGCTTGCAGCGGCGGGTGGGCGTGCCGGCCGGTCCCGGGGGTGGCAGTCCGGAGGCGGCGGGTGGCCCTGGGGCGGCGGACAACCGGCTGGTGGCGGCGCGGCGCGAGTCGCCGTCGCACGACAACAACGCGGACgccgagcggcggcggcggcaggcgcGGCAGGCCGACTGGCCCTGGCTCGACGCCTGCCTCGGGGTCGTGCAGGGCGACAGCCGCCCCGTCGAGGCCTACCTCGCCAACGGCGGCGACCCCACGCGACAGCTCACCGCCACCGAAGTCAACCTGCTCAACCGCCCCTCAGCCTTCGACGTCGGACACACCCTCGTCCATCTGGCAATCAGgtatttcttcattttcttgaGTTTTTTTTCGACAGATTTCATCTTGTTGTGAAATTTCGGCCGTTTTCCTGGGAAATCGCAGCCTCTCTGAGCTAGCGGATGAGAGGAAACCCGATTGTTTGTAGCTTAAAGAGTGGATCTATCGCAGAAATGCATTTAAAGTTGATATAAATGCTAATGAAATGAGATAAcaggaagaatttttttctcggaGAATCCtcaacgctgattggttgcaACAAGCATGTCAGCAGCTCGCGCGGTTGTATGATGTTATGTTAATTGCGTGGGAGCTTCTGATGTGCGTGTTGATTCGAGAATTCTTCAAGCAAACAATTATTCTTGCTGATATTTCCGATTTTCGCGTTTTCattcgcaattaaatcaaCTCTAAATTGCGAATTTTGACGTGaaagcagcaagaattcttagCTCAAAGAATTCTCAGCGCTGGTTGGCTGCacgcaacgcgcatgtcaACAGCTATCAtcgcggttgcctagcaacggcACTTCTTAGTGTATTGTAAATTGCGCGGGAGCTGCTGACGTGCTtgttgcgtcagccaatcagcgtcgagaattcttcaagcaaagaattcttgctgatATCTTCGATTTTTGCGTTTTCATTCGTAATAATTAACAGTGTTTTAATTGCGAATTTTAACACGCAAATCGGAGATaacagcaagaattcttaGCGAGTAGCCTAGCAACAGCTTATGATGTTTATGAATTGCGCGGGAAATGCTGATATTTCGTTGTGTAGGCAATCAGCGAAGAGGATTTCTtcaagcaaagaattcttcGATTTGCGGGTGTCCATTCGcaattaaatccatttttatgtgtttctGCGATTTTAAATCGAATGATGAACTCTCTAGCTACAGTAAAGAACAAAAAAGAATCGGTTTTCTGCTCATCAGAGACGAATTCTTTGCGATTTTCCAGAGATGATGTTCTAATTTATGGAAGGGAAAAGGCTTTTGAGTACTCTTCTCTATCTGAAGACTCTACTCTAACCCAACAACCACCTTCAGGGTGCTCAATTCTACGTGAACGTTCAAAATTGTCTTTTTCAGTGTTTTAGGAACTAAggtaaaaaagggaaaatttgagTTCTGGTCTTCTGGTGAACATAGAGAATATAATCAGTTGATTTCTatccttgaaaataattacctCGTAGGTCAGACGACAAGCAGAACATTTAAGAAATTGAACCCTGTTGTCAGGGTACCTTTTGAAAGATCTATTTCGTTCAATCTGCgtgctcagaaatttaaaaatgccatGAACAGATTTGTAATATCAGAATTATGACTGTTTTGTTTCAGGTTCCAGAAGGAAGACCTGTTGGCATCCCTGCTGTCCCAAATCGAAGGTGGCGGCATGGGCATCAAAAGGGTCCCTTCCTACGTTGCGCCTGACCTGGCTGCCGACATTCGCCGACACGTAAATTCCATTGTCCGCCAGCGCAAAGGCGCCAACTTCCCTTGTTTCTACGTGGCGGAGGTGGCCACGTTCGCCCTTCCAGCAGGTACACGGCGTTTGCTTACCTTATTGTTTCTCTCTAACTCGCCATCAAACCGCAGAAGTCGAAGATCTGCCGCAGGCCGTGCAGGAGCAGCTCTACGAGGAGTTGCTCGACCGCGACGCGCAATCGCAGCTCGAATCAGACCCACCGGCCCTCAACTGGTCTCTCGAGATCACCATGCGCCTTGGCTCTCGACTCGTCGCTTTGTGGAACCGCTCGGCCGGCGACTGTCTCCTCGACTCGGCCATGCAGGCTTCCTGGGGCGTCTTCGACCGCGACAACACCCTCAGGCGGGCTCTGGCCGAGAGTCTTCGCCACTCAGGACATATTTTCTACCCCAGGTACGGACTATTTTGTCTATTATGTAATTAAGAAGTGATATTATTTACAATCGAACGGAATTGTGCTCAGGTGGCGCGAGTACGAGGCGGTGCAGGCGTCTCTGATGCACTTCTCGCTGGACGAGGCGCAGTGGGAGGAGGACTGGGCGGCGTTGCTGTCGCTGGCAGCGCAGCCAGGCGCCAGTCTCGAGCAGCTGCACGTGTTCGTGTTGGCGCACGTGCTGCGCCGGCCGATCGTCGTCTACGGCGTCAAGCTGGTGAAGAGCTTCCGCGGCGAGGCGCTGGGCCTGGCCCGCTTCGAGGGCGTCTACCTGCCGCTGCTGTGGGACTCGACCTTCTGCCACCGCTCGCCCCTCGCGCTCGGCTACACGCGCGGCCACTTCTCCGCACTGGTGCCCCTCGAGCCCTACACGGACCCCGCGCGCGGCGCCACCCCCGACGATGACCTCCAAGTGACCTTCCTTCCGCTGCAGAGCCACGACCGAAAACTCCTGCCCGTCCACTTCCTCACGCAGGCCGAGGTCAGTATTCTAATTCGACTCGTACACACTTTGCCTCAAAATTTCTCCACAACTCGAACAGTTTTTAACCTAGAGACCTTAAAAAGAGAGAAGTAGACTTGAAGATGAGcggaaattcgattttattggTCTCAACTTGCAGTTAGAAATGGCTTCTGTCGATTTATAGTGTTAGAAACTcacttaaatttgtttaaaactttaaaaacacGCAATTTGGAGAAAGCAGCGAGAAATCTTTGCCTAAAAAATACTCGACGCTGATGGGCTGGATGCAAGGCGCATGACAGCAGCCCTCCCGGTTGCCAAGCAACAGCGCGGGAGTtgctgacatgcgcgttgtgtgtcgccaatcagcgtcgaagattcttccagcaaagaattATTCTTACTACTTTCTCCGATTTtcgtgttttcattttgaattaaaccattttaaatttactctcaTTAGTAGAAAGAGTTGATTTATCGATTTATTAACGCAGAAATCCATTAAAAGTCGATTATAACTCGAAAATCGGATAAggcagcaagaattctttgctcaGAGAATTCtcaacgctgattggctgacgctgAACGCACGTCACAACCGCtcccgcggttgcctagcaacagctTTGATGTTTTACTGTCTTGCgcgttgtcagccaatcagcgtcgaggattcttccagtaaagaattcttgctgattTCTCCGATTTGCGTGTTtcgtttgcaatttttgcaaaaaattttcttatttctgcgatttaaaatcgaaagatCAACTTTTCAGCCACAAGGAGAAACCAAACAATCGGTTTTCTGctcattaaaagcaattttccagggagatttttatatataggaggaaaaaaaggaaaccaTTTTCATCAATGTCCCTGAATGGACACattaatcgtttttattttgtccgGCAGGTTGGAATGGAAGAGGCCCTGCTGCGTCAGTGGCTGGACGTGTGCGTGAGCGAGGGTGGCCTCTTAGTGGCGCAGCAGAGACTGGATAAGCGGCCGTTGCTAGTGGCGCAGATGATCGAAGAGTGGCTGAACCACTACAGACGCCTCGCGTGAGTCCACAGTTTTAATTCTCTATTATCCTTGAATGCCGCTGATGAGTTTTAGCCAAATACGAGCGTTCGGCAATCGACATTGTCTTGAGCTCCGTGACTTTACTTTTTTCATGGCGAgagcgatttttttctgagtctaaatcttttaatatcaaatcgtctaatgaaatgaaatggtTTGTGTTAATTTTGGATTTGCTTGTTGCAGGCAAACCGCGTCTGCGCCGTTCAGCAGGGCTGTGGCCGTGCAAGACTACTCAAGCGATGGTGACTCGGATGACGAGTAGACAATTCCAAAATGAAGAAGATATAAGAGTTAATTTTAGCGTTTTCGTTTTTCCGTCTAGAGGGTTTGATTAGTCCCCGCAATGCAAATCGTGAGCGTGCGCGCATGTGTGATTCTAGTTGAGTAATTTTTGACACTCTATGAGAGCAAGTGGCTAATCTGCAGATTTTGTTGTCTCCAAGCACATTGACTTgtgatatttgttttattgatGATGCATATTCTATCGAGTCTGTTGTTGAATAAATCTATAGTGGTGTGTCTGCCTGCTGCGTTCAGGttcgagtaaaataaattctaattataTGTTCAATAAGACAattcaatgataaaaattagcCGTGCATTCTGTAATCGTCAGGAGCACACGTCATACAAATTCTATCAAACCAATCAATAGCTGTATAGGATTGTTATTAATGCAGGTATgaagaattcaattaaaacccGTGGAGGAAAAAACATCAACGCCTTTCTTTTCACTCACcagaaaaaattccagcaaTGCTttagaagagaaagaaaatgctccaacttgcaataaaattattaaattgaggGAGCCAgcgacaaatttaataaagccgGAATGAGCCCAGAGGAAAacgtaacaaatttaaatcatgtcTCTTAAAATTAACCGGACAGAAAACATCGCACACTCTTCTTGCGCCTTGCGCGGAGAATACTGTGCCGCTGAACAGTCGTTCAGTGCGGGTGGTATAATTACcatgattttgtttattctttatCCATGATTAGATATTAAGCTCCACTCatccttttttcaattttttaagcctTTTAGTTCTATTCCATCAGAACACATAAAAAACAGCACGTTTTTGTATTGCTTAGAGACCTAAAATCGATCAAAAAAAGTCGCGCCAAAGGCATAACAACCCCATGTTAAAATAGGAAATAGATATATATACAACAAAGTTGTATATACAACAATGTATATcctatatatacaacaatgttgtatacctacaacaacggtatatcctatatatacaacaatgttgtatacctacaacaacggtatatcctatatatacaacaatgttgtatacctacaacaacggtatatcctatatatacaacaat
This window encodes:
- the trbd gene encoding ubiquitin thioesterase trabid, whose amino-acid sequence is MSATREKWACDFCTYENYPSAVKCTMCRASRALIEQGGSEVIYELGQSAASSEICSGKSSPLAGGGAEATATNQSELSDQLAALQLADDTLREQQQQQKWICLRCTYQNWPRNLRCTMCLQRRVGVPAGPGGGSPEAAGGPGAADNRLVAARRESPSHDNNADAERRRRQARQADWPWLDACLGVVQGDSRPVEAYLANGGDPTRQLTATEVNLLNRPSAFDVGHTLVHLAIRFQKEDLLASLLSQIEGGGMGIKRVPSYVAPDLAADIRRHVNSIVRQRKGANFPCFYVAEVATFALPAEVEDLPQAVQEQLYEELLDRDAQSQLESDPPALNWSLEITMRLGSRLVALWNRSAGDCLLDSAMQASWGVFDRDNTLRRALAESLRHSGHIFYPRWREYEAVQASLMHFSLDEAQWEEDWAALLSLAAQPGASLEQLHVFVLAHVLRRPIVVYGVKLVKSFRGEALGLARFEGVYLPLLWDSTFCHRSPLALGYTRGHFSALVPLEPYTDPARGATPDDDLQVTFLPLQSHDRKLLPVHFLTQAEVGMEEALLRQWLDVCVSEGGLLVAQQRLDKRPLLVAQMIEEWLNHYRRLAQTASAPFSRAVAVQDYSSDGDSDDE